Proteins found in one Candidatus Aminicenantes bacterium genomic segment:
- a CDS encoding carboxypeptidase regulatory-like domain-containing protein — protein sequence MTKSGKAMKAWMVTAVCLGLVWPAVAIAQTQSDEGVITGVVYQKDKETPLEKARVRLQSVKKQEKKKTYTSQPTNENGLYALSGIPEGRYKVIVISKGGRKLKTRTVVNITAGTSLERDFHVKARKGFFGNCTPCGISLVLIGLLFLL from the coding sequence ATGACGAAATCAGGCAAAGCAATGAAAGCATGGATGGTAACCGCTGTATGTCTGGGCCTGGTATGGCCGGCCGTTGCAATCGCCCAGACCCAGTCGGATGAAGGCGTAATCACCGGAGTGGTTTATCAGAAAGACAAGGAAACTCCGCTGGAGAAAGCCAGGGTGCGTTTGCAGTCGGTAAAAAAGCAGGAAAAAAAGAAAACTTATACCTCCCAGCCCACGAACGAAAACGGCCTGTATGCCCTGAGTGGTATTCCAGAGGGGCGCTACAAGGTGATCGTGATTTCGAAGGGCGGGCGCAAACTCAAAACCCGCACAGTGGTGAACATCACGGCCGGCACGTCCCTGGAACGCGATTTTCATGTGAAGGCGCGCAAGGGCTTTTTCGGCAATTGTACGCCCTGCGGAATTTCACTTGTTTTAATCGGTTTGCTGTTTTTGTTGTGA